The following proteins come from a genomic window of Ilumatobacter coccineus YM16-304:
- a CDS encoding SDR family NAD(P)-dependent oxidoreductase: protein MSNAENRPVALITMATGYVGPALARTMADRGFDLVLHGTAGDGTMVGVEESFDSQIADLAKRGADVLTISDVDLTTRTGNQSMIERVLERFGRLDSACLVTGLIVTGKFLDMTDDQWAKVKATNLDMVFHGLQAVLPPMVAAGAGQCVVFTSATGGRPDPMVSIYGGTRAGANGIVRAVGLEHARHGVQVNAIGTNYMDFPGFLKASRADGDPERRAMIEAQVPLRRLGTMDELSSVTAGLLDGSNRFQTGQFFDFSGGWGA from the coding sequence ATGTCGAACGCCGAGAACCGTCCAGTCGCACTGATCACCATGGCCACCGGGTACGTCGGTCCGGCCCTCGCCCGCACCATGGCCGACCGCGGGTTCGATCTCGTGCTCCACGGCACGGCCGGCGACGGCACGATGGTCGGCGTCGAGGAATCGTTCGACAGCCAGATCGCCGACCTCGCGAAGCGCGGCGCCGACGTGCTCACGATCAGCGACGTCGATCTCACCACCCGAACCGGCAACCAGTCGATGATCGAGCGGGTACTCGAACGATTTGGACGGCTCGACTCGGCATGTCTGGTCACCGGACTCATCGTCACCGGCAAGTTCCTCGACATGACCGACGACCAGTGGGCCAAGGTCAAGGCCACCAACCTCGACATGGTGTTCCACGGACTCCAGGCGGTGCTGCCCCCGATGGTCGCGGCCGGCGCCGGGCAGTGCGTGGTGTTCACGTCGGCCACCGGCGGGCGTCCCGACCCGATGGTGTCGATCTACGGCGGCACCCGAGCCGGAGCGAACGGCATCGTGCGTGCCGTCGGTCTCGAACACGCTCGCCACGGCGTGCAGGTCAACGCGATCGGCACCAACTACATGGACTTCCCGGGCTTCCTCAAGGCGTCGCGGGCCGACGGAGACCCCGAACGTCGGGCCATGATCGAAGCGCAGGTCCCGCTGCGCCGACTCGGCACGATGGACGAACTGTCGAGCGTCACGGCTGGTCTCCTCGACGGCTCCAACCGCTTCCAGACCGGTCAGTTCTTCGACTTCTCCGGCGGCTGGGGCGCCTGA
- a CDS encoding pyridoxal phosphate-dependent decarboxylase family protein, whose protein sequence is MTPDDFRRHGHEMVDWIADFLDGVGSERVFPDVSPGDVRSQLPEHPPTEPESFDAVMADLEHIIVPGLTQWQHPGFFAWFPSNTSYPSILGELMAAGLGINAMAWATSPAATELETLMVDWMHELLGLPARFHSQSEHGGGVIQGSASEATLVAMLAARWKVTNGDVNADGDTTRLVGYATSQAHSSIEKGFRIAGIGTDHLRVVEHDDSFAMRPESLRELIAADRAAGLTPFFVCATNGTTSSMAFDPIEQIADVCERDEVWLHVDAAMSGIAALEPEYRWVNDGLDRVDSYSTNPHKWMGINFDCNLFWTADRASLIGALSILPPYLQSAAAEAGAAIDYRDWQVPLGRRFRALKLWFALRTDGVEPTKQMIRRQVGWTQQLAALVGADDRFDIVAPHPLNLLCIARRGATIDESNALTDALIDAANATGTVLFTRTVLDGRSTLRVSIGASATTFDDVADAWQLLSELANSASSTPD, encoded by the coding sequence ATGACACCTGACGATTTTCGCCGCCACGGCCACGAGATGGTCGACTGGATCGCCGACTTCCTGGACGGCGTCGGGTCGGAACGGGTCTTCCCCGACGTCAGCCCCGGCGATGTCCGGTCGCAACTGCCCGAGCACCCGCCGACCGAGCCGGAGTCGTTCGACGCCGTCATGGCCGACCTCGAACACATCATCGTGCCGGGTCTGACGCAATGGCAGCATCCCGGCTTCTTCGCGTGGTTCCCGTCGAACACCTCGTACCCGTCGATCCTCGGTGAGCTCATGGCCGCTGGTCTCGGCATCAACGCGATGGCGTGGGCGACCTCGCCGGCCGCCACCGAACTCGAAACGCTCATGGTCGACTGGATGCACGAACTGCTCGGACTTCCCGCTCGGTTCCACTCGCAGAGCGAGCACGGTGGTGGCGTGATCCAGGGCAGCGCGAGCGAGGCCACGCTCGTCGCCATGCTCGCTGCACGCTGGAAGGTGACCAACGGCGACGTCAACGCCGACGGCGACACGACCCGACTCGTCGGCTACGCCACCTCTCAAGCTCACTCGAGCATCGAGAAGGGGTTCCGCATCGCCGGCATCGGCACCGACCATCTTCGCGTCGTCGAGCACGACGACTCGTTCGCGATGCGCCCCGAGTCGTTGCGCGAGCTCATCGCCGCCGACCGCGCCGCCGGGCTCACGCCGTTCTTCGTCTGCGCGACGAACGGCACCACCTCGTCGATGGCGTTCGACCCGATCGAGCAGATCGCCGACGTGTGCGAACGCGACGAGGTGTGGCTCCACGTCGACGCCGCCATGTCCGGAATCGCCGCGCTCGAACCCGAGTACCGCTGGGTCAACGATGGGCTCGACCGCGTCGATTCGTACTCGACCAACCCACACAAGTGGATGGGCATCAACTTCGACTGCAACCTGTTCTGGACCGCCGACCGCGCCTCACTGATCGGGGCGCTGAGCATCCTGCCGCCCTACCTCCAGTCGGCGGCCGCCGAAGCGGGCGCAGCGATCGACTACCGCGACTGGCAGGTGCCGCTCGGCCGACGGTTCCGAGCGCTCAAGCTCTGGTTCGCACTCCGCACCGACGGGGTCGAGCCAACCAAACAGATGATTCGCCGGCAGGTCGGTTGGACGCAGCAACTCGCCGCCCTCGTCGGCGCCGACGACCGTTTCGACATCGTCGCACCGCACCCGCTGAACCTGCTCTGCATCGCCCGCCGAGGCGCGACCATCGACGAGTCCAATGCGCTCACCGACGCCCTCATCGACGCCGCCAACGCGACCGGAACGGTGCTGTTCACCCGAACGGTGCTCGACGGTCGCTCGACGTTGCGCGTGTCGATCGGCGCCTCAGCGACGACGTTCGACGACGTCGCCGACGCGTGGCAGCTGCTCAGCGAACTGGCGAACAGCGCGTCGTCGACACCTGACTGA
- a CDS encoding PqqD family peptide modification chaperone: protein MRIALATPFDPGLAGNGSSLRARFWRETLAEMGDLTTFVVPVSTPSPVVDAQPELGEFRVVEPMPIENAVFPERSLLASEYLGVLTGETAPPFDLIVGFRSYLGPFAVGLRGGSPACLVVDLDDDDVAFHDSRGEHDLARQHRVMIDWFAPHTDLLVSASGFGSTAIVPNVAPSSPVAEPAAPPTHPPIVTMFGNLDYAPNRDAARWLSTEVWPLVSRLVPDAELVVCGTGSDDLDHGIGFVDDLGALLERSRCTVAPILSGSGTRIKILESWAHGVPVVTTSLGVEGLDARDGVHVLVADDAASFAVRIVDLLDDPAMRASLSRSGLELVADRYAKPHVATAARELLDQTVRRSIRRPGPAQADDLDLAEADDGLVVFEPTASAAHHLNPSAAVVFMLCDGATDAVTIAERYAETFGLDEPPLAQVVRTIDDLVHKRLLEPASWTVAPTPRQ, encoded by the coding sequence GTGCGGATCGCCCTCGCAACTCCGTTCGACCCCGGTTTGGCCGGCAACGGATCATCGTTGCGCGCTCGTTTCTGGCGCGAAACGCTCGCCGAGATGGGCGACCTCACGACGTTCGTGGTCCCGGTCAGCACCCCGTCCCCGGTCGTCGACGCTCAACCCGAGCTCGGCGAGTTCCGGGTCGTCGAGCCGATGCCGATCGAGAACGCGGTGTTCCCAGAGCGCTCGCTGCTCGCGTCGGAGTACCTCGGCGTCCTGACCGGGGAGACCGCTCCACCCTTCGATCTGATCGTCGGCTTTCGTTCGTATCTCGGACCGTTCGCCGTGGGTCTGCGCGGCGGCTCGCCGGCGTGCCTCGTCGTCGACCTCGACGACGACGATGTGGCGTTCCACGACTCGCGTGGCGAACACGACCTCGCCCGACAGCACCGCGTGATGATCGACTGGTTCGCTCCGCACACCGACCTCCTCGTCAGCGCGTCGGGATTCGGGTCGACCGCGATCGTGCCGAACGTCGCCCCGAGCTCGCCCGTCGCCGAGCCGGCCGCTCCCCCGACTCACCCGCCGATTGTCACGATGTTCGGCAACCTCGACTACGCGCCGAATCGTGACGCAGCGCGTTGGCTCAGCACCGAGGTCTGGCCGCTCGTGTCACGCCTGGTCCCCGACGCCGAACTCGTCGTGTGCGGCACCGGCAGCGACGACCTCGACCACGGCATCGGCTTCGTCGACGATCTCGGCGCTCTACTCGAGCGTTCGAGGTGCACCGTCGCCCCGATCCTCAGCGGCTCGGGAACGCGCATCAAGATCCTCGAATCGTGGGCGCACGGCGTGCCCGTCGTGACGACGAGTCTCGGCGTCGAAGGCCTCGACGCTCGAGACGGCGTCCACGTGCTCGTCGCCGACGACGCTGCGTCGTTCGCAGTGCGCATCGTCGACCTGCTCGACGACCCGGCGATGCGAGCGTCGCTGAGCCGAAGCGGCCTCGAACTCGTGGCCGACCGCTACGCGAAGCCGCATGTGGCGACCGCGGCACGCGAACTGCTCGACCAGACGGTTCGACGGTCGATCCGTCGCCCCGGGCCGGCACAGGCGGACGATCTCGACCTCGCGGAGGCCGACGACGGCCTGGTCGTGTTCGAACCCACGGCTTCGGCCGCGCATCACCTCAATCCGTCGGCAGCGGTCGTGTTCATGCTCTGCGACGGTGCCACCGACGCGGTCACGATCGCCGAGCGATATGCCGAGACCTTCGGGCTCGACGAGCCACCACTGGCGCAGGTCGTTCGCACGATCGACGACCTCGTTCACAAGCGCCTCCTCGAACCCGCCTCCTGGACCGTAGCCCCGACGCCTCGGCAGTGA
- a CDS encoding glycosyltransferase: MGSRPLLSAAIIVRDEADFLRTCLASITDVCDEIVVVDTGSTDDSVAVAASFGAVQTTRPWDGDFSAARNTALDLATGRWILYIDADERLDASDADALRDELERATDSIALRVWFRARPIWSPYREFRLWRHRPDIRFAGRIHETMVPDIQRVAAAEGLTIDDSALFRLTHYGYEGDQTAKHRRNLPLLEQRVSETPDRVYLWNHLGNIREALGDMAGARQAWTTGIEVIRAKGLVDRTDVLCYAGLGLHLLANGHDVSDLVGEMSEVCPWYRTLDWLAAKNHASHGRPDAAIPHLQALLAVGLDPIDDSLAYNNAMFTDWAWELLVECQIEIDDMVGAAATAATAAAARPGDFAWRTKSMALAARAKRRSP; this comes from the coding sequence ATGGGTTCGCGTCCGCTGCTGTCGGCTGCGATCATCGTTCGAGACGAGGCCGACTTCCTCCGGACCTGCCTCGCGTCGATCACCGACGTGTGCGACGAGATCGTCGTGGTCGACACCGGCAGCACCGACGACTCGGTGGCGGTGGCGGCGTCGTTCGGCGCGGTCCAGACGACCCGTCCCTGGGACGGTGACTTCTCGGCGGCTCGAAACACGGCACTCGACCTCGCAACCGGTCGCTGGATCCTCTACATCGACGCCGACGAGCGACTCGACGCCAGCGATGCCGACGCGTTGCGCGACGAACTCGAACGAGCGACCGACTCGATCGCCTTGCGGGTGTGGTTTCGGGCGCGGCCGATCTGGTCGCCGTACCGCGAGTTCCGGTTGTGGCGTCACCGTCCCGACATCCGTTTCGCCGGCCGGATCCACGAGACGATGGTCCCCGACATCCAGCGGGTGGCCGCGGCTGAGGGCTTGACGATCGACGACTCCGCGTTGTTTCGTCTGACTCACTACGGATACGAAGGCGATCAGACGGCAAAGCACCGCCGCAACCTTCCACTGCTGGAGCAGCGGGTGAGCGAGACCCCGGATCGTGTGTATCTGTGGAATCACCTCGGCAACATTCGCGAAGCGCTCGGCGACATGGCCGGCGCTCGGCAGGCCTGGACCACGGGGATCGAGGTCATTCGGGCGAAGGGACTCGTGGATCGAACCGACGTGCTCTGTTACGCCGGCTTGGGGTTGCATCTGTTGGCCAATGGGCACGACGTGAGCGATCTCGTCGGCGAGATGAGCGAGGTGTGTCCGTGGTACCGGACGCTCGACTGGCTCGCAGCGAAGAATCACGCGTCGCACGGCCGACCCGATGCGGCGATCCCGCATCTCCAGGCGTTGCTCGCCGTCGGTCTCGACCCGATCGACGACTCGCTCGCCTACAACAACGCGATGTTCACCGACTGGGCGTGGGAGCTGCTCGTCGAGTGCCAGATCGAGATCGATGACATGGTCGGCGCGGCGGCCACGGCAGCGACGGCTGCGGCGGCGCGACCCGGCGACTTCGCCTGGCGGACGAAGTCGATGGCGTTGGCAGCGCGTGCGAAGCGTCGCAGCCCGTAG